One Opitutus sp. ER46 genomic region harbors:
- a CDS encoding type III pantothenate kinase: MLLCLDIGNSQMHAGVFDGDTLRLQFRKTTHPLGASDEFGVFFTSVLRENGLDPRAITQVALCSVVPAAVYPIRNACLKYFHHEPFVLQAGVKTGLRVRYRNPLEVGADRIAGAIAAAQRRPGGNLIVVDCGTATTFDVVTSSGDYLGGAILPGIGISVETLAGRTAKLPSVEIARPAAALGRSTVESIQAGVYHAHVGAIRHLVAELSREAFDGNRPFIVATGGFARLLLTENLFDEVVPELVLLGIKRAAELNPETAATPA, translated from the coding sequence ATGCTCCTCTGTCTCGATATCGGTAACTCCCAGATGCACGCGGGCGTGTTCGATGGCGACACGCTGCGTCTCCAGTTTCGCAAGACGACGCACCCCCTCGGGGCGTCGGACGAGTTCGGCGTGTTCTTCACGTCGGTCCTCCGGGAAAACGGACTCGATCCGCGCGCGATCACGCAGGTCGCTCTCTGCTCCGTCGTGCCGGCGGCCGTGTATCCGATCCGCAACGCCTGCCTGAAGTACTTCCACCACGAGCCGTTTGTGCTGCAGGCGGGCGTCAAGACCGGTCTCCGCGTCCGCTATCGCAACCCGCTCGAGGTCGGCGCCGATCGCATTGCCGGTGCCATCGCGGCGGCGCAGCGCCGGCCGGGCGGCAATCTCATCGTTGTCGATTGCGGCACCGCGACGACCTTCGATGTCGTCACCAGCTCAGGCGACTACCTCGGCGGTGCGATTCTCCCCGGCATCGGCATCTCGGTGGAGACGCTCGCCGGCCGCACCGCCAAGCTGCCTTCCGTCGAGATCGCGCGTCCCGCGGCCGCCCTCGGGCGCTCCACGGTCGAGAGCATCCAGGCTGGCGTCTATCACGCGCATGTCGGCGCCATCCGACACCTCGTCGCCGAGCTCAGCCGCGAAGCCTTCGACGGCAACCGGCCGTTCATCGTCGCGACCGGCGGATTCGCGCGGCTCCTCCTGACGGAGAACCTGTTCGATGAGGTCGTGCCCGAGCTGGTCCTGCTCGGCATCAAGCGCGCCGCCGAACTCAACCCCGAGACTGCCGCCACCCCCGCCTGA
- the panD gene encoding aspartate 1-decarboxylase, which yields MQLTLLKSKLHRATVTAADLHYEGSIALGPDLRAAAGLLEFERVEIYNVTNGARFATYVIAGRSRGEVMLNGAAARLVQPGDHVIIAAYAQFTPEEAAKHQPTVVLLDAKNRPKQKRAPARE from the coding sequence ATGCAACTGACACTTCTGAAATCGAAGCTGCACCGCGCCACGGTGACAGCGGCCGACCTCCATTACGAAGGCTCGATCGCGCTCGGGCCCGACCTGCGTGCGGCGGCCGGGCTGCTCGAGTTCGAGCGGGTCGAGATCTACAACGTCACGAATGGCGCGCGCTTTGCCACCTACGTGATCGCCGGTCGCTCGCGCGGCGAGGTCATGCTCAACGGCGCCGCCGCCCGGCTCGTGCAGCCTGGCGACCACGTTATCATCGCCGCCTACGCGCAGTTCACGCCCGAGGAGGCCGCGAAGCACCAGCCGACCGTCGTCCTCCTCGACGCCAAGAACCGGCCGAAGCAGAAGAGGGCCCCGGCGCGGGAGTGA
- the clpB gene encoding ATP-dependent chaperone ClpB: MDFAKLTQKSREAVAEAQNLARRQSHNEVDTWHLLAALIEPEDGIVNGLLHKLNSTPSAMQLAVSRELERLPKVSGSVDTSKVYVTQAVNEVLTRAEEEADKLKDEYVSVEHLFLALLDVGKPDALKKLFKSFDLDRAKVLAAMKEIRGSQRVTTDNPESTYQALEKYGTDLVALARKGKMDPVIGRDEEIRRTIRILSRKTKNNPVLIGEPGVGKTAIVEGLAQRILRGDVPEGLRDKTLFALDMGALVAGAKYRGEFEERLKAVLQEIKQSEGRIILFIDELHVIVGAGKTEGAMDAGNLLKPMLARGELHCIGATTLDEYRQHIEKDAALERRFQPVVVDQPSVEDAISILRGLKERFELHHGVHIQDNALVSAVTLSNRYISDRFLPDKAIDLMDEACAMIRTEMDSMPQELDELTRRVLRLEIEETALAKEKDEASARRLEALRHELAEAREQAKGLKLQWEREKAAIDHTRKLREQIDAARLEMEKAERAYDLNQVAELRHGRIPQLEAELKRLEQKSRDQVASLFKEEVSQEEIAEVVAKWTGVPVTRLMEGEKEKLLRLEDVLHQRVVGQEEAVSLVTEAILRARSGIKDPRRPVGSFLFLGPTGVGKTELAKTLAETLFDTEAAIVRIDMSEYMEKHSVARLIGAPPGYVGYEEGGQLTEAIRRKPYAVVLFDEIEKAHPDVFNVLLQVLDDGRITDAQGRTVDFKNTIIIMTSNIGSRFLLDGVQGDSIPDSVRESVMAELRRSFRPEFLNRIDETILFKPLTLEEITTIVDLLVADLNRRLAERRVTVALDPKAREWVAEKGYDPVFGARPLKRFLQRNIETKLARALIGGEIAEDSTVTFSIHGDELVMSGAGAASRPSPAKRAR, translated from the coding sequence ATGGATTTTGCCAAACTCACCCAGAAGTCGCGCGAGGCGGTCGCGGAGGCCCAGAACCTCGCCCGCCGTCAGTCGCACAACGAGGTTGATACCTGGCACCTGCTCGCCGCGCTGATCGAGCCGGAGGACGGCATCGTCAACGGGCTCCTGCACAAGCTGAACTCGACTCCGAGCGCGATGCAGCTCGCCGTCAGCCGCGAGTTGGAGCGGCTGCCCAAGGTGTCCGGCAGCGTCGACACCTCCAAGGTTTACGTCACCCAGGCCGTCAACGAGGTGCTCACCCGCGCCGAGGAGGAGGCCGACAAGCTCAAGGACGAGTACGTCTCGGTGGAACATCTGTTTCTGGCGCTGCTCGACGTGGGCAAGCCGGATGCCCTCAAGAAGCTGTTCAAGAGCTTCGACCTCGACCGCGCGAAGGTGCTCGCGGCGATGAAGGAGATCCGCGGCTCGCAGCGCGTGACCACCGACAACCCGGAGAGCACGTACCAGGCGCTCGAGAAGTACGGCACCGACCTCGTGGCCCTCGCGCGGAAGGGCAAGATGGACCCCGTCATCGGACGTGATGAGGAGATCCGCCGTACCATCCGCATCCTCTCCCGCAAGACGAAGAACAACCCCGTGCTCATCGGCGAGCCGGGCGTCGGCAAGACCGCCATCGTCGAAGGGCTCGCCCAGCGCATCCTGCGCGGCGACGTGCCTGAGGGGCTGAGGGACAAGACCCTCTTCGCCCTCGACATGGGCGCGCTCGTCGCTGGCGCGAAATACCGCGGCGAATTCGAGGAGCGCCTCAAGGCCGTCCTGCAGGAAATCAAGCAGAGCGAGGGGCGCATCATCCTCTTCATCGACGAGCTCCACGTCATCGTCGGCGCCGGCAAGACCGAGGGCGCGATGGACGCCGGGAACCTGCTCAAGCCGATGCTCGCGCGCGGTGAGCTGCACTGCATTGGCGCCACCACGCTCGACGAGTATCGCCAGCACATCGAGAAGGACGCCGCGCTCGAGCGCCGCTTCCAGCCGGTCGTCGTGGACCAGCCGAGCGTGGAGGACGCGATCTCGATCCTCCGCGGCCTGAAGGAGCGCTTCGAACTGCACCACGGCGTGCACATCCAGGACAACGCGCTGGTGAGCGCGGTCACGTTGTCGAACCGCTACATCTCCGACCGCTTCCTGCCCGACAAGGCCATCGACCTGATGGACGAGGCGTGCGCCATGATCCGCACCGAGATGGACTCGATGCCGCAGGAGCTCGACGAGCTCACGCGGCGCGTGCTCCGGCTCGAGATCGAGGAGACCGCGCTCGCGAAGGAAAAGGACGAAGCCAGCGCGCGCCGCCTTGAGGCCCTGCGCCACGAACTCGCGGAAGCGCGCGAGCAGGCGAAGGGCCTCAAGCTCCAGTGGGAGCGCGAGAAGGCCGCCATCGACCACACCCGCAAGCTGCGCGAGCAGATCGACGCCGCCCGCCTCGAGATGGAAAAGGCGGAGCGCGCGTACGACCTCAACCAGGTCGCCGAACTCCGCCATGGCCGCATCCCGCAGCTCGAGGCCGAGCTCAAGCGCCTCGAGCAGAAGAGCCGCGACCAGGTTGCGTCACTGTTCAAGGAGGAGGTTTCCCAGGAGGAGATCGCCGAGGTCGTCGCCAAATGGACCGGCGTGCCGGTCACCCGCCTGATGGAGGGCGAGAAGGAGAAGCTGCTCCGGCTGGAGGACGTGTTGCACCAGCGCGTCGTCGGCCAGGAGGAGGCGGTCTCGCTGGTCACCGAGGCCATCCTGCGCGCGCGCAGCGGCATCAAGGATCCGCGGCGCCCGGTGGGCAGTTTCCTGTTCCTGGGTCCGACCGGTGTCGGCAAGACGGAGCTGGCCAAGACTCTCGCCGAGACGCTCTTCGACACCGAGGCGGCCATCGTCCGGATCGACATGTCCGAGTACATGGAGAAGCACAGCGTGGCCCGGCTGATCGGTGCGCCTCCGGGCTACGTGGGCTACGAGGAGGGCGGCCAGCTCACCGAGGCCATTCGCCGCAAGCCGTACGCGGTCGTCCTCTTCGACGAGATCGAGAAGGCGCACCCCGACGTATTCAACGTGCTGCTGCAGGTGCTCGACGATGGCCGCATCACCGATGCGCAGGGCCGCACGGTCGATTTCAAGAACACGATCATCATCATGACGTCGAACATCGGCTCGCGCTTCCTGCTCGATGGCGTGCAGGGCGATTCGATCCCCGACAGTGTGCGCGAGAGCGTCATGGCGGAGCTGCGCCGGTCGTTCCGGCCGGAGTTCCTGAACCGCATCGACGAGACAATCCTCTTCAAGCCGCTCACCCTCGAGGAGATCACGACCATCGTGGATCTGCTCGTGGCGGACCTGAACCGGCGGCTCGCCGAGCGCCGGGTCACGGTCGCGCTCGACCCGAAGGCCAGGGAGTGGGTGGCGGAGAAGGGCTACGACCCGGTGTTCGGCGCCCGCCCGCTGAAGCGCTTCCTGCAGCGCAACATCGAGACCAAGCTCGCCCGCGCGCTCATCGGCGGCGAGATCGCCGAGGACAGCACCGTGACGTTCTCGATCCACGGGGACGAGCTGGTGATGTCCGGTGCCGGCGCCGCGTCGCGCCCTTCCCCCGCCAAGCGCGCCCGCTGA